The following are encoded together in the Phaseolus vulgaris cultivar G19833 chromosome 9, P. vulgaris v2.0, whole genome shotgun sequence genome:
- the LOC137822391 gene encoding uncharacterized protein, with translation MHVSFIPEEVQDLWDNWGLEMLMLLSFTIQVILTVYGSRRKDIPGMRIRFTVWFTYLLSASLQKIIIGKLTVIPESDPNERNIRRELKALFAPLLLVQIGNPDAITAYSIEDNRLGLRQLLTLVLQVAVVIWIIIKSWTHSELSFLYLPLLVSGLIKHGEVVWALKSALSKGSGIITIQEIDQEANMPALFRFLPEDIPNIELILKAYYRFISLKPHREHWLYQPLYESLPQMSIDEYAPEDIFHITDAELSFMYDVLYTKAPIIYTKPGCILRVISFFNLVLTLCGFSVIFRQDFSRHWKACFIVGVLGGAVLMEAYQIAQLPFSDWAIIQMIKHQDLPFMIPCLRILGPRARSWKRCSNSLPQFNLLSFCIHDKPIRCGKILKFRDFDVGLRKNRCRTRIKFPQELKALIVQEMKDIDGVRRLKHFNQRGEWSLSRYDSLNDIKWSVKRDFDKSITIWHIATDICYYSDAHGNASSPKIKMARLLSNYMMYLLAMRPHMLSTTTAKIVFQHACDKLKGLMEKKEQCVKDEKEACRILRMEGVPQYLNSERKSETVVTSKWNMLWDAQRLARNLMLRENRWQIICSVWVEMLCYAAANCSTDYHSEQIRRGGGLVTHVWILLAHKTDKYHISD, from the coding sequence ATGCACGTAAGTTTCATTCCAGAAGAAGTACAGGATCTATGGGATAATTGGGGCCTGGAAATGCTTATGCTATTGAGTTTCACCATCCAAGTGATCCTCACAGTGTATGGAAGCCGCAGAAAGGACATTCCAGGTATGAGGATAAGGTTCACAGTTTGGTTCACCTACTTGCTGTCTGCTTCCCTTCAAAAAATCATCATAGGAAAGCTTACAGTAATACCTGAAAGTGATCCAAACGAACGCAACATAAGACGTGAACTGAAGGCACTTTTTGCACCATTGCTTCTGGTGCAAATTGGAAATCCAGATGCCATAACTGCATACTCAATTGAAGATAACAGACTGGGGCTGAGGCAGTTGCTCACACTTGTTCTCCAAGTGGCTGTGGTGATTTGGATCATCATAAAGAGTTGGACACATTCAGAACTCTCTTTTCTCTACTTGCCATTACTTGTATCTGGACTAATCAAGCATGGAGAAGTTGTTTGGGCTCTAAAGTCAGCACTTAGTAAAGGATCGGGCATAATCACCATTCAAGAGATTGACCAAGAAGCCAACATGCCTGCATTATTCAGATTCCTTCCTGAGGATATTCCAAACATAGAGTTGATTTTAAAGGCGTATTACCGCTTTATCTCATTGAAGCCTCATCGTGAGCACTGGCTCTACCAGCCTCTGTATGAATCACTACCCCAAATGTCTATAGATGAGTATGCTCCAGAAGACATCTTCCACATCACAGATGCAGAGCTGAGCTTCATGTACGATGTGTTGTACACCAAGGCACCTATAATCTATACCAAACCAGGTTGTATTCTTCGTGTCATAAGCTTTTTCAATTTAGTGCTAACACTGTGTGGATTTTCAGTCATATTTAGGCAAGACTTTTCACGCCATTGGAAAGCATGTTTTATAGTTGGGGTGTTAGGAGGAGCAGTTCTCATGGAGGCATACCAGATTGCACAATTACCTTTCTCAGATTGGGCCATAATTCAAATGATCAAGCACCAAGATCTTCCATTCATGATTCCATGCCTCAGAATTCTTGGACCCAGAGCCAGGAGTTGGAAAAGGTGCTCAAACTCATTGCCACAGTTCAACTTGCTAAGCTTTTGCATTCATGACAAGCCAATAAGGTGTggaaaaattctaaaattccGGGACTTTGATGTGGGGTTGAGAAAGAACAGGTGCAGGACACGCATAAAATTTCCCCAAGAGCTGAAAGCTCTGATAGTCCAAGAAATGAAAGACATTGATGGAGTCAGAAGACTAAAGCACTTCAACCAACGAGGGGAGTGGTCACTCAGCAGGTATGACTCGCTCAACGACATCAAATGGAGTGTTAAACGAGACTTCGACAAAAGCATCACAATATGGCACATTGCAACAGATATATGCTACTATTCAGATGCTCACGGCAATGCTTCAAGCCCCAAAATCAAAATGGCCAGATTATTGTCCAACTACATGATGTACCTCCTTGCTATGCGCCCTCATATGCTATCCACCACCACTGCCAAGATAGTATTTCAACACGCCTGTGATAAACTAAAGGGTTTGATGGAAAAGAAAGAACAATGTGTGAAAGATGAAAAAGAAGCATGTAGGATTTTGAGAATGGAAGGAGTTCCCCAGTATTTAAATTCAGAGAGGAAATCAGAAACTGTTGTGACATCAAAATGGAACATGCTTTGGGATGCTCAGAGACTGGCTAGGAATTTGATGCTAAGGGAGAACAGATGGCAGATCATATGCAGTGTGTGGGTGGAGATGTTGTGTTATGCTGCAGCTAATTGCTCAACAGATTATCATTCTGAACAAATAAGGAGAGGTGGAGGTTTGGTAACACATGTTTGGATTCTGTTAGCTCACAAGACTGATAAATATCACATCAGTGACTAG